A window of the Fusarium poae strain DAOMC 252244 chromosome 3, whole genome shotgun sequence genome harbors these coding sequences:
- a CDS encoding hypothetical protein (BUSCO:47307at5125): MAEVLSEQAELMGLTTSPGQKRKRESGSPDLLRNKRPAPAAHMSTDPASFMDSAMESHAVSANGVNVADFNALQQATQEHDHPDAPDPTSATSTAQAALGMYPTLHVPPSTEEQFAAQAATDPDHGHDTTFNPDVTPSVDGIMDPPQVGPPQHQHTPPNGVPHAPSRYNPAAPNPKPLVGSEEWHKMRKDNHKEVERRRRETINEGINELAKIVPGCEKNKGSILQRAVSFISQLKENEQQNIEKWTLEKLLTEQAITELSASNDKLKHECERLYRELEIWKRVAQNAGLEPPQPKEENNATTASS, from the exons ATGGCCGAAGTTCTAAGCGAGCAAGCAGAGCTCATGGGCTTGACCACATCCCCTGGACAGAAGCGAAAGCGCGAATCCGGTAGCCCTGACTTGCTGAGGAATAAGCGTCCTGCACCAGCTGCCCACATGTCTACCGATCCGGCCTCGTTTATGGACAGTGCCATGGAGAGTCACGCTGTGAGCGCCAATGGTGTCAACGTTGCCGATTTCAACGCTCTGCAGCAGGCTACCCAAGAACATGACCACCCTGATGCCCCAGACCCTACAAGTGCCACCAGTACTGCTCAGGCTGCTCTGGGAATGTATCCTACCCTACATGTTCCTCCTTCCACCGAAGAACAGTTTGCTGCCCAAGCGGCGACAGACCCCGACCACGGCCACGACACAACTTTCAACCCCGATGTGACGCCGTCGGTCGATGGCATCATGGACCCTCCTCAGGTTGGCCCTCCCCAGCATCAGCATACGCCTCCAAATGGCGTTCCTCATGCGCCATCACGATACAATCCAGCTGCCCCCAACCCGAAGCCTCTCGTTGGTTCAGAGGAGTGGCATAAGATGCGAAAAGATAACCACAAAGAAG TGGAGCGTCGCAGACGTGAGACCATCAACGAGGGCATTAACGAACTAGCCAAGATTGTCCCTGGTTGCGAAAAGAACAAGGGCTCTATTTTGCAGCGTGCTGTTAGTTTCATTTCGCAGCTAAAGGAGAACGAACAGCAGAACATCGAGAAGTGGACACTTGAGAAGCTGCTCACAGAGCAGGCTATCACAGAACTAAGTGCTTCCAATGATAAACTCAAACACGAATGTGAGCGTCTCTACCGTGAGCTCGAGATATGGAAGCGTGTGGCTCAGAATGCTGGCCTTGAGCCACCACAGCCTAAGGAGGAGAACAACGCTACTACTGCATCGAGCTAG
- a CDS encoding hypothetical protein (BUSCO:14639at5125), with protein sequence MVREWARESFSRYPHHSYLPERFVGDGIDDSRFPETQDMHRRQPPIQIDEALRQSCGISARRYFLVVVMDDGSPQTFSGPGTSGTRSGYEKQFFDMEKYLKVVERLDAGASPVINDDFGYDSYKQPMDFPRNRLMDRRRMSQFDEWETPSRQGRKRPRARHGITDDDDIPMTVATTIRKCIKIGNSLEVGLFYDQRFKNCQQTACKLMAKAWVKAVEPKKQSTHPYTGSDEKAPDWWPKPWGPTKEDKVRHKEPDHLYKRERVHLLNHILRMIVEPNERQHPDIQKLKLNVQKLEEITIEALSGFFADKENPANAKKRPFLNEIFKVARQEERLKLGEIDGTTEVFVMADDKIPESYVSGNDDHGPIPKEEDEHDVPSNKLTAVHGLMPSSNGHGNTGASLHGTPFLGGDLPVRGNQYTPSTMPEMPQDQHAFVENTGIPVNGQPSVHATGGNMAMDMGVPTAHDASRRASIFSAHSEYGGQNNTAMYTQQWQPGSTAPNSSSMYTFTQQQPSQPAATFVSPGVAMNPAQPYMNASFDGLTRGYDPSQTPMFRTGSVPQPTQVHPAQSYDYMSR encoded by the exons ATGGTCAGAGAGTGGGCAAGGGAGTCATTCTCCCGTTACCCTCACCACTCCTATCTTCCTGAAAGGTTTGTTGGTGATGGGATCGATGACAGTCGATTTCCCGAGACACAGGACATGCATCGCCGACAACCTCCAATT CAAATTGACGAGGCCCTCCGACAATCTTGTGGGATATCCGCCAGACGATACTTCCTAGTTGTGGTTATGGACGATGGAAGCCCACAAACCTTCTCCGGGCCTGGCACCTCGGGAACTCGAAGTGGTTATGAGAAGCAATTCTTTGACATGGAAAAGTATTTGAAGGTCGTTGAGCGTTTAGATGCTG GAGCGAGCCCTGTGATCAACGACGACTTTGGTTATGACAGCTATAAACAACCCATGGATTTCCCACGAAACCGCCTGATGGACCGTCGACGAATGTCTCAGTTTGACGAGTGGGAAACTCCATCACGACAGGGACGAAAGAGACCACGGGCCCGGCATGGCATTactgacgacgacgacattCCCATGACTGTGGCAACAACGATAAGAAAGTGTATCAAGATCGGAAATTCTCTTGAAGTCGGCCTCTTTTATGACCAGCGATTCAAGAATTGCCAGCAGACGGCTTGCAAGCTCATGGCAAAGGCATGGGTAAAGGCCGTGGAGCCAAAGAAACAATCCACACATCCATATACAGGAAGTGACGAGAAAGCGCCCGACTGGTGGCCAAAGCCTTGGGGTCCTACCAAAGAGGACAAGGTTCGCCACAAAGAGCCAGACCATCTTTACAAGCGAG AACGAGTCCATCTTTTGAACCACATTCTGAGAATGATCGTAGAGCCCAACGAGAGGCAGCACCCTGACATCCAGAAGTTGAAGCTCAATGTCCAGAAGCTGGAGGAAATCACTATCGAGGCCCTTTCAGGTTTCTTCGCAGACAAGGAAAACCCAGCAAACGCAAAGAAACGCCCCTTCTTAAACGAGATCTTCAAAGTGGCCAGGCAGGAAGAAAGATTGAAACTGGGAGAAATCG ATGGAACCACTGAAGTCTTTGTGATGGCAGATGACAAAATTCCTGAATCATATGTATCGGGCAACGATGACCATGGACCTATCCCcaaggaagaagatgaacaCGACGTGCCGTCAAACAAATTAACAGCGGTCCATGGACTTATGCCCTCATCTAACGGCCACGGTAATACAGGCGCATCGCTTCACGGGACACCTTTCCTTGGTGGAGATTTACCTGTAAGGGGGAACCAGTACACTCCCTCGACGATGCCAGAAATGCCACAGGATCAACACGCCTTTGTCGAGAACACAGGCATACCAGTCAACGGCCAACCTTCAGTGCACGCTACCGGGGGAAACATGGCTATGGACATGGGTGTGCCTACCGCACACGATGCCAGTCGCCGAGCTTCCATCTTTAGTGCCCATTCAGAGTATGGAGGCCAGAATAATACAGCAATGTACACTCAGCAGTGGCAGCCTGGCTCCACGGCACCCAACTCATCGTCCATGTACACCTTTACACAGCAACAACCTAGCCAACCGGCGGCGACCTTTGTCAGCCCTGGTGTTGCTATGAATCCAGCTCAGCCCTACATGAACGCCTCTTTCGATGGACTCACTCGCGGATACGACCCAAGTCAGACCCCCATGTTCCGAACAGGCAGCGTGCCACAACCTACACAAGTGCATCCTGCCCAAAGTTACGATTACATGTCACGATAA